A genomic window from Streptomyces sp. WMMC940 includes:
- a CDS encoding vWA domain-containing protein — MAAISLRKIEETAPALVSLYKSAAVSLAKHGLGDRRAAVYLVLDHSGSMRPYYGDGSVQALADRVLGLSANLDDDGRVPVVVFSTDIDAETDIELADHEGRIDRIVAGLGHMGRTNYHHAMDAVIDHYLDSGATEPALVVFQTDGGPSNRAAAERYVCKAAKLPMFWQFIGFGDPGSRQFEFLRRLDDLAVPAKRPVDNAGFFHAGQDPRKVPDAELYDRLLSEFPVWLANARELGIVRS; from the coding sequence ATGGCGGCGATCAGCCTGCGCAAGATTGAGGAGACCGCTCCGGCGCTCGTCAGCCTCTACAAGTCCGCGGCGGTGTCGCTGGCGAAGCACGGGCTGGGGGACCGGCGCGCGGCGGTCTACCTGGTGCTCGACCACTCCGGTTCCATGAGGCCGTACTACGGGGACGGCAGCGTCCAGGCCCTCGCGGACCGGGTCCTCGGGCTCTCGGCCAATCTGGACGACGACGGGCGCGTCCCCGTCGTCGTCTTCTCCACGGACATCGACGCCGAGACCGACATCGAACTCGCCGACCACGAGGGCCGGATAGACCGGATCGTGGCCGGGCTCGGTCACATGGGCAGGACCAACTACCACCACGCCATGGACGCGGTCATCGACCACTATCTGGACAGCGGCGCAACCGAGCCCGCACTGGTCGTCTTCCAGACCGACGGCGGCCCCAGCAACCGGGCCGCTGCGGAACGCTATGTGTGCAAGGCGGCCAAGCTGCCTATGTTCTGGCAGTTCATCGGCTTCGGCGACCCCGGCAGCCGGCAGTTCGAGTTCCTGCGCAGACTCGACGACCTCGCGGTCCCCGCCAAGCGCCCCGTCGACAACGCGGGCTTCTTCCACGCCGGGCAGGACCCGCGGAAGGTCCCGGACGCGGAGCTGTACGACCGCCTGCTGTCCGAGTTCCCGGTGTGGCTGGCGAACGCGCGCGAGTTGGGGATCGTACGCTCCTGA
- a CDS encoding glutamate synthase subunit beta, with the protein MADPKGFLTTGREVAETRPVAERVKDWNEVYVPGSLLPIISKQAGRCMDCGIPFCHNGCPLGNLIPEWNDYAYRENWQAASERLHATNNFPEFTGRLCPAPCESACVLGISQPAVTIKNVEVSIIDKAWDTGDVKPQPPERLSGKTVAVIGSGPAGLAAAQQLTRAGHTVVVYERADRVGGLLRYGIPEFKMEKRHVNRRIEQMRAEGTKFRTGIEIGRDLTATDLRKRFDAVVIAAGATTARDLPVQGRELNGIHQAMEYLPLSNKVVEGDFVTPPITAEGKHVVVIGGGDTGADCVGTAHRQGAASVTQLEIMPRPGEERSSGQPWPTFPMLYKVTSAHEEGGERVYSVSTTHFEGDAEGNVQSLHLVEVEFVDGKLTQKPGTERAIPAQLVTLAMGFTGTDVENGLVSQFGLALDERGNIARDADFATNIDGVYVAGDAGRGQSLIVWAIAEGRSAARGVDRYLTGASELPAPIRPTDRALTV; encoded by the coding sequence ATGGCTGACCCCAAGGGCTTCCTGACCACCGGGCGCGAGGTCGCCGAGACCCGCCCCGTCGCCGAGCGCGTCAAGGACTGGAACGAGGTCTACGTTCCCGGCTCCCTGCTGCCGATCATCAGCAAGCAGGCCGGGCGCTGCATGGACTGCGGCATCCCGTTCTGCCACAACGGCTGCCCGCTCGGGAACCTCATCCCGGAGTGGAACGACTACGCCTACCGCGAGAACTGGCAGGCGGCCAGCGAGCGGCTGCACGCCACGAACAACTTCCCGGAGTTCACCGGACGGCTGTGCCCCGCCCCGTGCGAGTCGGCGTGCGTCCTCGGCATCAGCCAGCCCGCCGTCACCATCAAGAACGTCGAGGTCTCGATCATCGACAAGGCGTGGGACACGGGTGACGTCAAGCCGCAGCCGCCGGAGCGGCTGTCCGGCAAGACCGTCGCGGTGATCGGCTCCGGGCCGGCGGGCCTCGCCGCCGCCCAGCAGCTGACGCGGGCCGGCCACACCGTGGTCGTCTACGAGCGCGCCGACCGCGTCGGCGGGCTCCTCCGCTACGGCATCCCCGAGTTCAAGATGGAGAAGCGGCACGTCAACCGCCGTATCGAGCAGATGCGCGCGGAGGGCACCAAGTTCCGTACGGGCATTGAGATCGGCCGCGACCTCACGGCGACGGACCTGCGCAAGCGGTTCGACGCGGTCGTCATCGCCGCCGGTGCCACGACCGCGCGCGACCTTCCGGTGCAGGGCCGCGAACTGAACGGCATCCACCAGGCGATGGAGTACCTGCCGCTCTCCAACAAGGTCGTCGAGGGCGACTTCGTGACCCCGCCGATCACCGCCGAGGGCAAGCACGTCGTCGTCATCGGCGGCGGCGACACCGGCGCCGACTGCGTCGGTACCGCGCACCGCCAGGGCGCGGCGTCCGTGACCCAGCTGGAGATCATGCCCCGGCCGGGCGAGGAGCGCAGCTCCGGCCAGCCGTGGCCGACGTTCCCGATGCTCTACAAGGTGACGTCCGCGCACGAGGAGGGCGGCGAGCGGGTCTACTCCGTCTCCACCACCCACTTCGAGGGCGACGCCGAGGGCAACGTCCAGTCACTGCACCTCGTCGAGGTCGAGTTCGTCGACGGCAAGCTCACCCAGAAGCCGGGCACCGAGCGTGCCATCCCGGCCCAGCTGGTCACCCTCGCCATGGGCTTCACCGGCACCGACGTCGAGAACGGCCTGGTGTCCCAGTTCGGCCTGGCGCTGGACGAGCGCGGCAACATCGCCCGCGACGCGGACTTCGCCACCAACATCGACGGCGTCTATGTCGCCGGCGACGCGGGCCGCGGCCAGTCCCTGATCGTCTGGGCCATCGCCGAGGGCCGCTCCGCGGCGCGCGGAGTGGACCGCTACCTCACGGGCGCGAGCGAACTGCCCGCCCCGATCCGCCCGACGGACCGCGCGCTGACGGTCTGA
- a CDS encoding DUF4139 domain-containing protein — protein MSTVPPPISLPVTAVTCLEDRAHVERVAVLGLEAGVQRLRLGPVAATAVDRTLNAELTTDHADRPASVLDLRIVRDRTPRNPQPPTGDDSALRRREHELEEEQRALEQRRDRLRARLDLLGRLAADLLREIGEGAGAGEAEPERWARELDRVDTERDTYGEELRTVEARLAAVAAGLGETRGALALAETEPAELIGHVELTVDAAAAGPARLRLTHLTPCALWRPAYRAVLDGGTLTLETDAMVWQRTGEDWSDARLTFSTARSALATDPPRLGEDRLTLRDRSAAERRTVDVELREEEIGDLGPVPVVGLPGVDDGGEVRVLESPAPVSVAGDGRAHRVPVSAFTTDARSEFACSPELSPLVTQVVWCDNRSGHALLAGPVDLIRDSGFTGRGALGFTAPGAPVELAFGSSDDHRVVREAEETRATAGLTQRTVVTRTVRLHVSRFSAPGEHGDRVVVLRERIPVSEVSAVEVSLRKEACSPAPDVLDADGMARWDVALPPGGHRTVTLVYELSASAKVAGL, from the coding sequence ATGTCCACCGTCCCGCCGCCGATCTCCCTTCCCGTCACCGCCGTCACCTGTCTGGAGGACCGGGCCCACGTCGAGCGCGTCGCGGTGCTCGGCCTGGAGGCCGGGGTCCAGCGGCTGCGTCTCGGACCCGTCGCCGCGACGGCCGTCGACCGCACCCTGAACGCCGAGTTGACGACCGATCACGCGGACCGTCCGGCGAGCGTGCTCGATCTGCGGATCGTCCGCGACCGGACGCCGCGGAACCCGCAGCCGCCCACCGGCGACGACTCGGCGCTCCGCCGTCGCGAGCACGAACTCGAAGAGGAACAGCGGGCCCTGGAACAGCGGCGCGACCGCCTCCGGGCCCGCCTCGACCTGCTCGGTCGGCTCGCCGCCGATCTGCTGCGGGAGATCGGCGAGGGCGCCGGGGCGGGCGAGGCCGAACCGGAACGCTGGGCCCGCGAACTGGACCGGGTGGACACCGAGCGCGACACCTACGGCGAGGAACTCCGCACCGTGGAGGCCCGGCTGGCCGCCGTCGCGGCCGGACTCGGGGAGACCCGAGGGGCGCTGGCCCTCGCCGAGACGGAGCCCGCCGAGCTGATCGGCCACGTCGAGCTGACCGTGGACGCCGCGGCGGCCGGACCGGCCCGCCTGCGGCTGACCCATCTGACTCCGTGTGCCCTGTGGCGGCCCGCCTACCGGGCCGTGCTCGACGGCGGGACCCTGACGCTGGAGACCGACGCGATGGTCTGGCAGCGCACCGGCGAGGACTGGTCGGACGCACGGCTGACGTTCTCCACCGCCCGCTCGGCACTGGCCACCGACCCGCCGCGGCTCGGCGAGGACCGGCTGACGCTCAGGGACCGCTCCGCGGCCGAGCGCCGCACGGTCGACGTCGAACTGCGCGAGGAGGAGATCGGGGACCTCGGCCCGGTCCCTGTGGTCGGCCTGCCCGGGGTGGACGACGGAGGCGAGGTGCGGGTGCTGGAGTCCCCGGCCCCGGTCTCGGTGGCCGGCGACGGTCGCGCCCACCGGGTGCCGGTGTCCGCCTTCACGACCGACGCGCGAAGTGAGTTCGCCTGCTCCCCCGAACTGTCCCCGCTGGTCACACAGGTGGTGTGGTGCGACAACCGGTCCGGCCACGCACTGCTCGCGGGGCCCGTGGACCTGATCCGCGACAGCGGTTTCACCGGCCGCGGAGCGCTGGGCTTCACGGCCCCGGGCGCCCCCGTCGAGCTGGCCTTCGGCAGCTCCGACGACCACCGTGTGGTGAGGGAGGCCGAGGAGACCCGCGCCACCGCCGGGCTCACCCAGCGGACCGTGGTCACCCGCACGGTCCGGCTGCACGTGTCCCGCTTCTCCGCCCCCGGGGAGCACGGGGACCGGGTGGTCGTCCTCCGCGAGCGGATCCCGGTGTCCGAGGTCTCGGCGGTGGAGGTCAGCCTGCGCAAGGAAGCCTGCTCGCCGGCGCCCGACGTGCTCGACGCCGACGGCATGGCCCGCTGGGACGTCGCCCTCCCGCCCGGCGGCCACCGCACGGTCACACTGGTCTACGAACTGTCGGCGAGCGCCAAGGTGGCCGGGCTCTGA
- the gltB gene encoding glutamate synthase large subunit yields the protein MRSDAWSPMDGRPAPQGMYDPRNEHDACGVGFVATLTGVASHELVEQALTVLRNLEHRGATGSEPDSGDGAGILLQVPDAFLREVAGFELPEAGSYAVGIAFVPQGTEDEAVSRIETIAAEEGLDVLGWRDVPVAPELLGATARSTMPVFRQLFVSGGTSQAEGPGGGEISGIALDRKAFVLRKRAEREAGVYFPSLSARTIVYKGMLTTGQLEPFFPDLSDRRLATAVALVHSRFSTNTFPSWPLAHPYRFVAHNGEINTVKGNRNWMRARESQLVSDLFGDRDLDRVFPVCTPDASDSASFDEVLELLHLGGRSLPHSVLMMVPEAWENHDSMDPARRAFYQYHSTMMEPWDGPACVTFTDGTQVGAVLDRNGLRPGRYWVTDDGLVVLSSEVGVLDIDPAKVVRKGRLQPGRMFLVDTAEHRIIEDDEIKASLAAEHPYEEWLDAGIIELGDLPEREHIVHTHASVTRRQQTFGYTEEELRVLLAPMARTGAEPIGSMGTDSPIAALSERPRLLFDYFTQLFAQVTNPPLDAIREELVTSLISSLGPQGNLLEPTAASCRSVTLPFPVIDNDELAKLIHINADGDMPGMKAVTLSGLFRVSGGGDALAARLAEICAEADAAIEGGARLIVLSDRHSDAEHAPIPSLLLTSAVHHHLIRTKQRTHVGLLVEAGDVREVHHVALLIGFGAAAVNPYLAMESVEDLLRAGTFIEGLEPEQAIRNLIKALGKGVLKVMSKMGISTVASYRGAQVFEAVGLDDAFVAKYFDGTATKIGGAGLDVVAEEVAARHAKAYPVSGIAPAHRALEIGGEYQWRREGEPHLFDPETVFRLQHATRTKRYDIFKQYTGRVNEQSERLMTLRGLFGFKSDRPSIPVDEVEPVSEIVRRFSTGAMSYGSISKEAHETLAIAMNQLGGKSNTGEGGEDPDRLYDPARRSSIKQVASGRFGVTSEYLVNADDIQIKMAQGAKPGEGGQLPGPKVYPWVAKTRHSTPGVGLISPPPHHDIYSIEDLAQLIHDLKNANPAARIHVKLVSEVGVGTVAAGVSKAHADVVLISGHDGGTGASPLTSLKHAGGPWELGLAETQQTLLLNGLRDRIVVQTDGQLKTGRDVVIAALLGAEEFGFATAPLVVSGCVMMRVCHLDTCPVGIATQNPVLRERFNGKAEFVVNFFEFIAEEVRELLAELGFRTLDEAVGHAELLDTTRAVNHWKAQGLDLAPLFHVPELPDGAVRHQLVEQDHGLEKALDNELIKLSADALAAATAEEAQPVRAQVAIRNINRTVGTMLGHEVTKKFGGAGLPDDTIDITFTGSAGQSFGAFLPRGVTLRLEGDANDYVGKGLSGGRVVVRPDRGADHLAEYSTIAGNTIAYGATGGELFLRGRTGERFCVRNSGALVVSEGVGDHGCEYMTGGHAVVLGETGRNFAAGMSGGVAYVVDLDEDNVNAGNANAVEAPSDADKEWLHDVVRRHHEETGSTVAEKLLADWPAAADRFSKIIPTTYKAVLAAKDAAELAGLSERETTEKMMEAATHG from the coding sequence ATGCGTTCCGACGCCTGGTCGCCCATGGACGGTCGCCCCGCTCCGCAGGGGATGTACGACCCCCGTAACGAACACGACGCCTGCGGTGTCGGGTTCGTGGCCACCCTCACCGGTGTTGCCAGCCATGAGCTGGTCGAGCAGGCGTTGACCGTTCTGCGCAACCTCGAGCACCGCGGCGCCACCGGCTCCGAGCCCGACTCCGGCGACGGGGCCGGCATCCTGCTCCAGGTCCCCGACGCCTTTCTGCGCGAGGTCGCCGGCTTCGAGCTCCCCGAGGCCGGTTCGTACGCCGTCGGCATCGCTTTCGTCCCCCAGGGCACCGAGGACGAGGCCGTCTCACGGATCGAGACGATCGCCGCCGAGGAGGGGCTCGATGTCCTCGGCTGGCGCGACGTCCCCGTCGCCCCCGAGCTGCTCGGCGCCACCGCCCGTTCGACGATGCCCGTCTTCCGCCAGCTCTTCGTGAGTGGTGGTACCTCCCAGGCCGAAGGCCCCGGGGGAGGCGAGATCAGCGGGATCGCCCTCGACCGCAAGGCGTTCGTGCTGCGCAAGCGCGCCGAGCGCGAGGCCGGCGTGTACTTCCCGTCGCTCTCCGCCCGCACCATCGTCTACAAGGGCATGCTGACCACCGGCCAGCTGGAGCCCTTCTTCCCGGACCTCTCGGACCGCCGTCTCGCAACCGCCGTGGCCCTGGTCCACTCGCGCTTCTCCACGAACACCTTCCCGAGCTGGCCGCTCGCCCACCCGTACCGCTTCGTGGCGCACAACGGTGAGATCAACACCGTCAAGGGCAACCGCAACTGGATGCGTGCCCGTGAGTCGCAGCTGGTCAGCGACCTGTTCGGGGACAGGGACCTGGACCGGGTCTTCCCGGTCTGCACCCCGGACGCCTCGGACTCCGCCTCCTTCGACGAGGTCCTGGAGCTGCTCCACCTCGGCGGCCGCTCGCTGCCCCACAGCGTGCTGATGATGGTCCCCGAGGCGTGGGAGAACCACGACTCCATGGACCCGGCCCGGCGCGCCTTCTACCAGTACCACTCCACGATGATGGAGCCCTGGGACGGCCCGGCGTGCGTCACCTTCACCGACGGCACCCAGGTCGGCGCGGTCCTCGACCGCAACGGCCTCCGCCCCGGCCGCTACTGGGTCACCGACGACGGCCTCGTCGTGCTCTCCTCCGAGGTCGGCGTCCTGGACATCGACCCCGCCAAGGTCGTCCGCAAGGGCCGCCTCCAGCCGGGCCGGATGTTCCTCGTCGACACCGCCGAGCACCGCATCATCGAGGACGACGAGATCAAGGCGTCACTGGCCGCCGAGCACCCCTACGAGGAGTGGCTCGATGCCGGGATCATCGAGCTCGGCGACCTGCCCGAGCGCGAGCACATCGTCCACACCCACGCCTCGGTCACCCGCCGCCAGCAGACCTTCGGCTACACCGAGGAGGAGCTGCGCGTCCTGCTCGCGCCGATGGCCCGCACCGGAGCCGAGCCGATCGGTTCCATGGGCACCGACTCTCCGATCGCGGCCCTCTCGGAGCGCCCGCGGCTGCTCTTCGACTACTTCACCCAGCTGTTCGCGCAGGTCACCAACCCGCCGCTGGACGCCATCCGCGAGGAGCTCGTCACCTCGCTGATCTCCTCGCTCGGCCCGCAGGGCAACCTGCTGGAGCCGACCGCGGCGTCCTGCCGCTCGGTCACCCTGCCGTTCCCGGTGATCGACAACGACGAGCTGGCCAAGCTCATCCACATCAACGCCGACGGCGACATGCCCGGTATGAAGGCCGTCACCCTGTCCGGTCTCTTCCGGGTCTCCGGCGGCGGCGACGCCCTCGCCGCCCGGCTGGCCGAGATCTGCGCCGAGGCCGACGCCGCCATCGAGGGCGGCGCCCGGCTGATCGTGCTGTCCGACCGGCACTCCGACGCCGAGCACGCGCCGATCCCCTCGCTGCTGCTCACCTCCGCCGTCCACCACCACCTCATCCGCACCAAGCAGCGCACCCACGTGGGCCTGCTGGTCGAGGCCGGCGACGTCCGCGAGGTGCACCACGTCGCGCTGCTCATCGGCTTCGGCGCCGCCGCGGTCAACCCGTACCTGGCCATGGAGTCCGTGGAGGACCTGCTGCGCGCCGGTACGTTCATCGAGGGCCTGGAGCCCGAGCAGGCGATCCGTAACCTGATCAAGGCCCTCGGCAAGGGCGTCCTCAAGGTCATGTCCAAGATGGGCATCTCGACCGTCGCCTCCTACCGCGGCGCCCAGGTCTTCGAGGCCGTCGGTCTCGACGACGCCTTCGTCGCCAAGTACTTCGACGGCACCGCCACGAAGATCGGCGGGGCCGGTCTCGACGTCGTCGCCGAGGAGGTCGCCGCCCGGCACGCCAAGGCGTACCCGGTCAGCGGCATCGCCCCGGCGCACCGCGCGCTGGAGATCGGCGGCGAGTACCAGTGGCGCCGCGAGGGCGAGCCGCACCTGTTCGACCCGGAGACCGTCTTCCGCCTGCAGCACGCCACGCGCACCAAGCGGTACGACATCTTCAAGCAGTACACGGGCCGGGTGAACGAGCAGTCCGAGCGCCTGATGACGCTCCGCGGCCTGTTCGGCTTCAAGTCCGACCGCCCGTCGATCCCCGTCGACGAGGTCGAGCCGGTCAGCGAGATCGTCAGGCGCTTCTCCACCGGCGCCATGTCGTACGGCTCCATCTCCAAGGAGGCGCACGAGACCCTCGCCATCGCCATGAACCAGCTGGGCGGCAAGTCCAACACCGGTGAGGGCGGCGAGGACCCGGACCGCCTGTACGACCCGGCGCGCCGCTCCAGCATCAAGCAGGTCGCCTCCGGCCGCTTCGGCGTGACCTCCGAGTACCTGGTCAACGCGGACGACATCCAGATCAAGATGGCCCAGGGCGCAAAGCCCGGCGAGGGCGGTCAACTGCCCGGCCCCAAGGTCTACCCGTGGGTCGCCAAGACCCGGCACTCCACCCCGGGCGTCGGCCTGATCTCCCCGCCGCCGCACCACGACATCTACTCGATCGAGGACCTGGCGCAGCTGATCCACGACCTCAAGAACGCCAACCCGGCCGCCCGCATCCACGTGAAGCTGGTGTCCGAGGTCGGCGTCGGCACGGTCGCCGCGGGCGTCTCCAAGGCCCACGCGGACGTGGTCCTCATCTCCGGCCACGACGGCGGCACCGGCGCCTCGCCGCTCACCTCGCTGAAGCACGCGGGCGGCCCCTGGGAGCTCGGCCTCGCCGAGACCCAGCAGACGCTGCTGCTCAACGGCCTCCGCGACCGGATCGTCGTGCAGACCGACGGCCAGCTGAAGACCGGCCGTGACGTCGTCATCGCCGCGCTCCTCGGTGCCGAGGAGTTCGGTTTCGCGACCGCTCCGCTCGTCGTGTCCGGCTGCGTCATGATGCGCGTCTGCCACCTGGACACCTGCCCGGTCGGCATCGCCACGCAGAACCCGGTCCTGCGCGAGCGCTTCAACGGCAAGGCCGAGTTCGTCGTCAACTTCTTCGAGTTCATCGCCGAGGAGGTCCGCGAACTGCTCGCCGAGCTGGGCTTCCGCACCCTGGACGAGGCGGTCGGCCACGCCGAGCTGCTGGACACCACCCGGGCCGTGAACCACTGGAAGGCCCAGGGCCTCGACCTGGCACCGCTGTTCCACGTGCCAGAGCTGCCCGATGGCGCCGTCCGCCACCAGTTGGTCGAGCAGGACCACGGCCTGGAGAAGGCCCTGGACAACGAGCTGATCAAGCTGTCCGCGGACGCGCTGGCCGCGGCCACCGCCGAGGAGGCCCAGCCGGTCCGCGCCCAGGTCGCGATCCGGAACATCAACCGGACCGTCGGCACCATGCTCGGCCACGAGGTGACCAAGAAGTTCGGCGGTGCGGGCCTGCCCGACGACACCATCGACATCACCTTCACCGGCTCCGCCGGCCAGTCCTTCGGCGCCTTCCTGCCGCGCGGTGTCACGCTGCGCCTGGAGGGCGACGCCAACGACTACGTCGGCAAGGGCCTCTCCGGCGGCAGGGTCGTCGTCCGCCCCGACCGCGGCGCCGACCACCTGGCCGAGTACTCGACCATCGCGGGCAACACCATCGCCTACGGCGCCACCGGCGGCGAGCTGTTCCTGCGCGGCCGCACCGGCGAGCGCTTCTGCGTCCGCAACTCCGGTGCGCTGGTGGTCTCCGAGGGCGTGGGCGACCACGGCTGCGAGTACATGACGGGCGGCCACGCCGTCGTCCTCGGCGAGACGGGACGCAACTTCGCGGCCGGCATGTCCGGCGGTGTCGCGTACGTCGTCGACCTCGACGAGGACAACGTCAACGCCGGCAACGCGAACGCCGTCGAGGCCCCGAGCGACGCCGACAAGGAGTGGCTGCACGACGTCGTGCGCCGCCACCACGAGGAGACGGGTTCCACCGTGGCCGAGAAGCTCCTCGCCGACTGGCCCGCCGCCGCGGACCGGTTCAGCAAGATCATCCCGACCACGTACAAGGCCGTGCTCGCCGCCAAGGACGCCGCTGAGCTCGCCGGTCTCTCCGAGCGGGAGACCACCGAGAAGATGATGGAGGCGGCGACCCATGGCTGA